The Paraburkholderia acidiphila DNA window ACATTCCGCTCATTGGGCACCTCGATGCGGGCTTCGCAGAGAACTACCCCGAGGCCACGCAGCCCGTTGCGCGCCCCGAAGGCGACAGCTACGCGCGCTTTGGCCACAACATGCTGCCCGTGCGCCACACAGTAAGCGATCCGACCTCGCCGATCTTCAGCTATCCGTACGCACGCAGCCGCGAAGCGCTCGACACGCTCTACCGCAACGGCGAGCTCGACGACTGGGATGGCGTGAAGCTGCGCTACGTGAATCCGGCCACGGGCGGCTGGCCTATGCCCACCATGGCAACGTTCATGCAGTTCTTGCCCGCGGGCTTCAAGGGCAAGACGTACCGCAGCACCGATTCGACCGTCTATTGCGTGGTGGAAGGCCACGGCGCGGTACGGATCGGCGAGGAGCGCTTCACGTTCGACCCGCACGACGTGTTCGTCGCGCCCTCATGGGTGCCGGTACAACTCGAAGCGCAAAGCGACGCCGTGCTCTTCAGTTATTCCGATCGCCCTGTGCTCGCCGCGCTCAATCTGCTGCGCGAGGAACGCATCAGCTAACGCTTTGACGGCGAGCGCGTGTTCGGTTCGATACAAGCTCGCTTATCAATTCGGAATCCATATCAATCCAGTTTTACTCTCTCAAAGAGCAACCATCATGGCATTCGTTTTTCAGCCCGAGGCGCCCGTCGCCCTTGCCGTCGCTGGCTCGACCGATCAGTTCGCCGTACGCCGCGTGTATTGCGTGGGCCGCAATTACGCCGCGCATGCACGCGAAATGGGCTTCGACCCGGACCGCGAGCCGCCCTTCTTCTTCTGCAAACCCGATAACGCCATCGTGCCCGTTGCCTATGGGCAAACGCTCGAACTGCCGTATCCCGCGCAAACGCAGAACTACCACTACGAGGCCGAACTCGTCGCGGTGATCGGCAAGGCGGGCTCGGACATCGCCCTGGAAGACGCACTCTCGCACGTGTGGGGCTACGCCGTGGGCCTCGACATGACGCGTCGCGACCTGCAGATGAAGATGCGCGAAATGGGCCGCCCCTGGGAGATCGGCAAGGCGTTCGATCTTTCCGCGCCGGTCGGGCCCGTGCATCCGGCAAGCGTCGCCGGCCACTTCGACAACGCGGGCCTGTGGCTCACCGTGAACGGCGAAACGAAGCAAAAGAGCGATGTGTCCCACCTCATCTGGTCGGTGGCCGAAACGGTTTCGTATCTCTCGAAGTTCTTCCGCCTCGAACCGGGCGATGTGATCTTCACCGGCACGCCCGAAGGCGTGGGCCCGGTCAAAGCCGGCGACACCATGAAAGTGGGCGTCGAGCGCCTGGGCGAGCTGACCGTCAAGGTGGTTTGAGGCGCATCCGTTCTACAGGAAGGTCCATCGTGCAGCTCTACAGCTTCTTCAATAGCTCGACTTCGTACCGCGTGCGCATCGCCTTGCGGCTCAAGGGCGTCGAACATGAATACCTCGGCGTCAACATCCGCACCGGCGAGCATCGCGCGCCGGACTATGTCAAGCACATCAACACATCGGCGGCGGTACCGGCGATCGCCGAAGGCGACTTTCATCTGGGCCAGTCGCTCGCCATCATCGACTGGCTCGACGCGCGCTATCCCGAGCCGCGCCTCATTCCGGCCGAGCCGCAAGCGCGTGCGCGTGTGCTCGAACTCGCGTACCTGATTGGCTGCGATATCCACCCCGTCAACAACCTGCGCGTGCTCAAGTATCTGCAGGACGTGCTGGATGTCACGCCAGAGCAGAAGAGCGCGTGGTATCGCCACTGGATCGCCGAAGGCATGGCGGGCGTCGAGCGTCTGCTCGCGCAAGCCGCGAGGTCGCACGATGGACCGTGGTGCTTCGGCGCTGCGCCGACACTGGCCGATTGCTGCCTCGTGCCGCAAATCGCCAACGCGCTGCGCATGGGCTGCGACCTTTCGGCCTACGAACGCAGCATGGCTGTTTATCGGCACGCCAGCGAGCATCCCGCATTCGCAGCGGCCGAGCCGCAGCGTCAGCCCGACTACACCGCCTAGCAACACGCCTCGAACAAGTCATTCAGGAGACAAGACATGCATTCCTCTAACACCAGGCGCAGCGCGATCGTGGTGGGCGGCGGCATCGGCGGACTGGCAGCGGCGCTCGCGCTCGCGCGCGCCGACGTCCGTGTGCTGCTGCTCGAGCAGGCCCCGCAGATCGGCGAGATCGGCGCCGGCATCCAGCTCGGGCCGAATGCGTTCACCGCGCTCGACGCGCTCGGCGCGGGCGAAGCGGCGCGCAATCGCGCGGTGTTCACCGACTCGCTCACACTCATGGACGCGACCAACGCCAAGCCCGTTGTACGCATCGAAACGGGCGAGCGTTTTCGCGAGCGCTTTGGCAATCCGTATGGCGTGATTCATCGCGCGGACATTCATCTGTCGATTCTCGAAGCGGTGAAGGACAACCCGCTCATCCAGTTCCGCACCGACACGCAGATCAAGTCGCTCGAACAGAACGATCAAGGCGTCACCGTGATCGACCAGCATGGCGAGCGCTACAGCGCCGACGCCGTGATCGGCTGCGACGGCGTGAAGTCCGCGGTGCGCGCGGCGCTGATCGGCGACGAACCGCGCGTGACGGGTCACGTGGTCTACCGCGCCGTGGTCGACGTGGACAACATGCCGGAGGATCTGCGGATCAACGCGCCGGTGGTTTGGGCGGGCCCGCACTGCCACCTCGTGCACTACCCGCTGCGCGGCGGCCGCCAGTACAACCTCGTCGTAACCTTCCATAGCCGTGGGCAGGAAGTCTGGGGTGTGCGCGACGGCAGCAAGGAAGAGGTCCTTTCGTACTTCGAAGGAGTTCACGCCCTGCCGCGCCAGATGCTCGACCGGCCCACATCGTGGAAGCGCTGGGCCACGGCCGACCGCGACCCGGTCGAACAATGGAGCTTCGGGCGCGCGACGATACTCGGCGACGCCGCGCACCCGATGACGCAATACATGGCGCAAGGCGCCTGCCAGGCGCTCGAGGACGCGGTCACGCTAGGCGTTGCCGTCAAGGCAGCCGATGGCGATTTCGTCGAGGCATTCAAGCGCTATGAAGCCGCGCGCATTCCGCGCACGGCGCGCGTGCTTTACTCCGCGCGCGAAATGGGCCGCATCTACCACGCGAAGGGCGTGGACCGTCTGGTGCGCAATGCGCTGTGGGTGGGCCGCACCCAGGATCAGTTCTACGACTCGCTGCAGTGGCTCTACGGCTGGAGCGCCGCGAACTGCCTCGAAACCGGCGCGGTGTGAAACTAGCGCGCGAAGTACATGTCGTGAAGCTCATCCACGTTCACGTCCTTCGCGCGCGCAGCGAACGTGACCTTGCCGCCCTGCATGAGATACACCTGATCGGCCAGGCGCAACGCCATGTTGGTGTTCTGCTCCACCAGTACGATGGTGCGCCCCGCAGCCTTGAGCCGGTCGAGAATCGCGAACACCTCCTGCACCATGACGGGCGCGAGCCCAAGCGAAGGTTCGTCGATCAACATGAGTTGCGGCGCGGACATGAGCCCGCGCCCGAGCGCCAGCATCTGCGCCTGACCACCCGAGAGCGTGCCCGCGGGCAGCGCCCGGCGCTCCTTGAGCAGCGGGAACAGCGCGTAGACCTCTTCGAGCTGCGATTTCGCCGCCGCGCGCCGCGTTTTCGCGAACGCGCCCAGCATCAGGTTCTCCTCGATCGACATGTCGCGAAAGATCATGCGCCCTTCGGGCACCATTGCAATGCCGCGCTGCGCCATGTCCCAGGTGGGCACGCCCGCAAGCGGCGCGCCATCAAACGTGATCTGGCCGCGCTCGAGCGGCACGAGCCCCATGATCGCGCGCAGCAGCGTGGTCTTGCCTGCGCCGTTCGGGCCCACGATGGTCGTGACTTCTCCGCTCGCGATACTGAGCGAAACGTCCCACAACACGTTGATCGCGCCATAGCCGGCGCGGGCGCTGCTGACTTCAAGCATGGGCGGCCTCCCCCGTATAGCTGCGCACGACTTCGGGATCGCGGAACACTTCGGCGGGCGGCCCATCGGCGATCAGCTTGCCGAAGTTGAGCACGCACACGCGGCGGCACAGGTTCATCACGGTTTCGATATCGTGCTCGATGATCAGGATGCCTACGTTGTATCGCTCGTGCACCGCGAGCAGCGTTTGCATGAAGCGACGCTTGGTGGCCGTCTCCAGCCCGCCCAGGACCTCGTCGAGCAGCAGCAGCTTTGGCCCCGTGGCAAGCGCCTTCGCCACTTCCAGCGCCTTGAGCTCGGTGAGCGCGAGTTCCGTCGCCGCGTCGCGCTGCGCCTTGCCTTCGAGACCCAGGAACGCGAGGATTTCGTCGATGCGCGCCTCGTCCACGCGCCCCGTGCCGAAGCGTTGCGCGACGATCAGGTTCTCACGCACCGTGAGTTCGTGCATCGGCTGCGGCACCTGGAACGTCCGCCCGATCCCAAGGCGCGCGCGCCGATAAAGCGGCGATTTCAGAAGATCGACGTCACCGAAACGGATCGAACCGCTCGTGGGCCGCACGAGCCCTGAAATCGCATTGAAAAGCGTGGTCTTGCCCGCGCCGTTCGGACCGACCAGGCCCACCACGTCGCGCGTGCCGAGCGACAGCGAAACGCCGTTGACTGCCGTGATGCCGCCAAAACGGATCGATACATCCTGCAAGCGCAGTTCCGCCGCCTGATCAGCTTGCTGCATAAACACCTCGCCGGGTACGTTTGAAACGCAGCGCGGTCAGACCCGCGGGGCTCACGATGATCATCGTGACGAGCAGGATGCCCAGCACGATCTGGTGCCCTGTCGGCAGCAGGCTTTTGAGCACGAGCTGATCCACCAGATACACCGTGACCGCGCCCACCAGCGGCCCGAGTATGGTGCGATAGCCGCCGCAGATCGCCGCGATGATCGGCACGACGGCCCAGCTCGCGTTAAACGCGTAATCGGGTTCGAGAAAGTTGATGTAGTGCGCGTTGAATGCGCCGACTAGCCCTGTCATCAGCGCCGAGAGCATCAGCATGGCGAGCTTGAGCATCACACTGTTCACACCCACCACGCGCGTAGCATCCTCCGACTCGTGCATGGCACGCAGCGCGAGTCCCACATGGCTGCCGCGCAGCCGCGCATAGATCGCGGCGAAGACGAGCACGAGCGTGAGCACGACGAGATAGCCGCCGCTCTTGCTGCCGAAGTCGAAACCCGCCACCTTCGGCAGCCCCGGAATGCTGGACAGACCGCTCGCGCCGCCGGTGAGATCGGACCATTCGGTCGCGATGATGCGGAAGATCTGCGCATAGGCGAGGATGGCGAGCGCGAAGTACGGGCCCTTCAGGCGCAGCGCGGGCGCCATGGCGAGCGAAGCGATTGCGGCTCCCACGCCACCCGCGAGCATCGCGGGAAACACGGGCCAGCCGGCCTTCAACGTGAGGAGTGCGGAGATATACGACCCCACGCCAAAAAAGGCCGCGTGCCCGAAGCTCACCATGCCGCCGAGGTTGCCGAGCAGTGCCCACGCCAGCGCCACGCCAGCGATCGTGAGCGACGCCACCGCGAGACTCATGAGATACAGGTTCTGCCCGAACACGAGCGGCACGCCCGCATAAAGCACGAGCAGCACTACGGCGAGCGCAATCACGCGCGGGCCGGACCCGGCCGTTGTGGCTTTCAATGTCGACATCGTTCTCATCCCCTTCGTTTAGCCACGCCGAACAAGCCGTTCGGCAGCACGTAGAGCACGAGCAGGAATAGCAGCATGCCTGCGAGTTCCTGCAGCGCCGAACTGGCGAGCGTGACGGTAAGCGCCTCGGTAATGCCGAGCAGCATTGCGCCCGCCAGCACGCCCGGAATCGAGCCCACGCCCGCGAGCACGGTGATGATGAACGCCTTCACGGTCAGCGCCTCGCCAATCGAAGGCTGGATCGCGCTCGACGCGTAGATCGACACGCCCGCGCACGAAGCGAGCAGCCCCGCGACGACGAACGAAATCAGCTCGGTCTTGCGCGGGTCGATGCCCATCAGGCGCGCAGCGTCGCGGTTGCTGGAGATCGCGCGCACGGCGCGGCCATACCACGAACGCGAGAGCCACCACCAGAGCGCGAGCATCAGCACGACGCTGATGCCGAACGAGAGCACTTCGCTGCGCATGGAAAGCAGGTTGCCGAGCATCACGCTGTCCTGCAGCCAGGCGCTGCCGGTCGAGCGCACGTCGGCGCCCCAGCCCAGCAGCACGGCGTTGGTCAGCACGATGCCGATGCCGTAGGTGAGAATCAGCGAGTTCAGCTCGCGGTCGCGCTTGATGCGGCTCACGAGATACCACGCGGCCGCCGCAGCCGCGCAGACCACGGGAATCGCCACCGGAATCGCGAACACGGGGTTGAGGCCGAGCTTGGTCTCGAACGTGTAGGCGATATAGGCGGCGAGCAGCACCAGTTCGCCGTGAGCGAGATTGATGATGCGCATCGAGCCGAACACCAGCGCGAGCCCCAATGCGACGAGCGCGTAAGCACCACCCACGAGCACGCCCGAATACAGCGATTGCAGCAACAGGTCCGTCATCGCGGCTCCTCCTTCGTTGCGCGCGCAATTACCACGGTAGCGCGGGGTAGTTCAGCTTGCCCGTGGCGCGCTCTTTCGGCCACACGAGCACGATGCGATTGCCCTGGATCTGCGCCATGTTGTTCAGGAACGCGGGGTTGTCGCCGTTCGGCGCGAAGCTCACCTTGCCGATCAGCGTGTCGTGCGGCTTCGCGCGCAGTTCGGCCGCAATGCCGTCCTGCTTGAGCGTGCCCGCGTCGGCCGCGCGCGACATGGCGTCGAACAGCAGACGCGACTGCACGTAGGCGAATTCGGCCAGGTAGTCGGGCTCCTTGTGATACGCGGCCTGATAGGCTTCTACGAACGCCTTGCCGTCTGCCGTGCCGAAGTCCGCGGGGTATGGCAGCATCGCGCAGCCGATCACGTTGTTCACGAGGTCGGGGTAGTCGGCGGTCATCTTCGGCGTGACGATGGACCACGCGCCCATCACGGCTTTCAGTTGCGGGCGCAACACCTTGGCGGCGCGCAGAATGCCGATATAGTCGTTTTCATACGCGATCATCAGCAGAACTTCAGGTTTGTCCTGCAAGCGCACCTTGTTCACGAGCGGCTTGAAGTCCGTCATCGCCGGGTCGAACGCATGCACGGTCACCGTCACGCCCTGCGCGCGCAGTTGCGTGGAGACTTCGTTGGAAAGGTCGGTGGTGGCCTGCTTCGTCGAGGCGAGAATCGAAACCGACTTCACGCCCATGGCGTTCAATTGCCCCACCACGGCCTTCGAGTAGCCCGATGCGGGCCCGATGCGGAAAAAATGCTTGAGGCCGCGCGAGGTCATCGCACTGTCCACGGCGCCCGAGGTGATATAGACGATGCCGGCCTTGTCGGCCGCCTCCGAAGCCGGGCTCACCGAATTGGAGCCGTAGCCGCCCGTAATGGCGAGCACGCCTTGCGAAGCAAGCTTTTCCACCGCGGAAACGGCCTTGGCGGGCTGCGCCTCGTCGTCGACCACGGTGAGCGCGACCTTGTGCTTGCCGCTGCCTTTGTTGAAGAGATCGGCGGCGAGGCGTATGCCTTCGAGCTGCGCGTTGCCTGCGCGCGCCATCGAGCCGGTGAGCGGCAACTCCACGCCCACTGGCAGCGTGTCGGCAAATGCGGCGGGCGTGTGTGCGAGCAGCGCGCAGGCGCTCGCCGCCCCCGCGCCGATGCGAAATAGCGCGCGCACGAGGGCGCGCGGCTTGCTGCGAGTAGCGAAGCGGACCATCGATCCTCCAAACCTTAGTCTCGGTGATAGGTAGCGGCGCCGTTCAAACGCAGCGCTCGCCCTGTTTCGTTGTTCTATGTCTTGCTTACCACGGCACGCCCGGATACACGGGCTTCGACGTGGCGTAGTTCGCGGGCCAGACGAGCGCGAGCTTGCCGTCGCGCGCGAACTGGCCCATGTGCGCCACGTAGTTCGCGTTGTCGCCGCGTGCGTCGAACGCCACCTTGCCGAGGAACGTGTCGTCGCGCTGGGTGGCGCGCAGCGTGTCGGCCAGACCGCCCTTGTCGAGCGTGCCGGCTTTCTGCGCGGAGGCGATCGCGTCGAACAGCAGTTGCGCGTAGACGAACGACGTCTGCGACTGATAGTTCGAGGTGGTCTTGAAGAGCCGCTGGTAGGTATCGGAAAAGTCGCGCTGGTCCGCCGAGCGATAGTCGGCCGGCGAGGACAGCACGGTTGCCCCATACACGTTCGGCACGAGGTCGGGGAACGACTGCGCCATCTTCGGGCTCGCGAACGCCCACGGCGCCGCAATCGCCTTCAGGTCGGGCTTGAGCACGCGCGAGGCGCGCAGAATGCCCACGTAGTCGTTCTCGTAGCCGAGCATCGCCATGGCGTCGGGCTTGTCCTGCAGCTTGACCTTGTTGATGAGCGGCTTGAAGTCGCTGATCGAAGGATCGTAGGCATGCAGGAAGGTCTTCACTCCCTGCGCCTTGAGGGCCGTGTCGAGCTGTTTGGCGAGGTCGCTCGTCGCGTCCTTCGTCGAGTAGACGATCGCCACCGACTTCACGCCCAGCGTGTTGAAGAGGCCCACCATGCCCTTCGTGTAACCGGGCGTGTTGCTTACGCGAAAGAAGTTCTTCAGGCCGCGCGTGACCATGTCGTCGCTGGTGCCGCCCGAGGTCACGTAGACGAGACCGGCCTTGCTCGCGGCCTCCGAAGCCGGGCCGGCGCAGTTCGAATTGGCCGCGCCCGCGATTGCGACCACGTGCTGCGAGGCGAGCTGTTCGACGGCGGCAACGGCCTTGGCCGGGTTCGATTCGTCGTCCACGGCGACGAGGGTGATCTTGTCCTGCGGATGGCGACGGTTGTAGATGTCGGCCGCCACCTGGATGCCGCGGTACATTTCGGTGCCCGCCTGCGCGAGCGCGCCGGTCAGCGGCAGTTCCACGCCCACGCGCCATTCCGTTGCGTGCGCAAGCGTCGGCGCGAGTGCGATGGCCAGCGCCGCTGCCAGGGCGCTGCGCAAGCGCCTCGGTGCGGGGCGCTCGCTTGCGGGTTTGCCGATGCTCGCGTGCTGCGCGCGCGGCTCGAGTCGCGTCATGTCTCCTCCTATGCCTTCCGGGGCTTTTGTGTACTTTGGCGTGCTGCTGCGCGGCGCTCGCCTGATTCGCCTGGGCGCGCCACTGGACAGGTGCCAGTGTGGTTCAGGCACGCGAAGCCAACAATTCGTTTTCGGGAAAGCGGGCGTTCGGCTCACTGGAAGTCGGCATTTATCCCGATACCTGGGTACGTGCCGCCGAAGGAGCCATCGAGGAGGGGCGAAAAAAAACCGCTGCACTCAGGCAGCGGTCTTGGGTACGGGCCGGTGCACCGCGCAAGCGATGCGCCGTCAAACGGACGGTCTATGGGCGCTCAGGCCGGTGCGTTTTCGGTGCTCAGCTTCGAGACCATGCCGGTCTTGGCGTCGTAGGCATAGCCCTGTTGCTCCAGATGCGCGCTGACCGCTTCGACGACCACTTGCTGCTGGGCCTCCTTGCGCAGCAGGTCATGCTCCGGCGCGACCTGGCCCAGTTCGGCGGCGAGGCGGCGGCTCAGCGAGGCTTCGCCGGCGCTGCGGGCAAGGCCCACGATCGCCTTTTCGTTCGCCTGGGCCAGTTGCTGCTTCAAACCGTTCGCATACTCGGACCAGCGCTTGATGTTCTCGCGCGCATCGGTGATTGCGGCGGCGTGCGTTGCCGTCTCGCGGGCAAGCTGGGCCTTCAGCGCTTCGACTTCTTCCGGGTCGGCGGCGGCAGGCTGTGCCTCGGCTACGCCCTCGGCCGCTTCGCTCGACGCCGCGGCATTGGCGAATTCGCCCAGTTCGGCCAGTTCGGTCGCGCGCTGCTGTGCGGCTTCGGCGCGCTCCTGCGCCTCGGACAAGCTCGTCGTCAGGCGTTCGATTTCGGAAGCGTCGGCCGTGCGCTCTTCGTTCAGGCTGGCGAGCTGTTGCTGGGCGTTTTGCAGTTCGGTGGCGGCGGCGTCGCGTTCGGCCTGTGCACCGGCGGCCTCCTCGCGCTGGGCTGCGTGGGCTTCCTGCTCGGCCTGCAGCGCCGCGCGAATGGCTTCCAGCTCGCCTTCGAGCTTCGCAACGGCCTCGGCGTGCGCCGCTTCCAGCGCGGCACGCTCCGCTTCGTTATCTTCGGTCGAGGCGGCGGGCTCGGCCTGCTCGGCCGCCTCCGCGGCTGCGGCTGCGGCTTCCGCTTCGGCTGCGGCTTCCGCTGCGGCGGTCTGGCTCGCCTGCGCCTCGCGCTCGGCTGCCAGTTCGGCGACCGCGCCCTCCAGTTCCGCCTCGAGCGTCGAGACGCGCTCGGCCAGCTGCTCCGCGCGCTGTTCCGCTGCCTCGGCGCGCTGCATCGCGCTCGCGATGTCTTCCTCCAGACCCGACCCGGCATCGGTCTTCGTCTCGAAGGCACGCGTCATCTTGTCCAGCTGGACTTGCAGGGCGTCGAGTTCCTGGACGGTGGTTTGCAGCTCCTCGAGCGCGTTGTCGCGTTCGTTGCACGCGTCTTCGACGCGCTCGCGCATCGACTGCAGGCGGCGCGCCACGGCGCGCTCGGCCTCGTCCTGCGCGGAGGTCCACAGACGGTCGAGCGCGTCGCGCATCGTGTCCGTTACCGTTTCCGGCAAAGCCGGGCGTTCCACGACCTGCTGCACTCGCGGGGCGCGCTCTTCGCGCCACTTGCGCAGCGACGCAGCGACTGCGACCACCGAGCCGGTATGGACTTCGGACCAGATGGCCATGGGAGAAACC harbors:
- a CDS encoding ABC transporter ATP-binding protein, which codes for MLEVSSARAGYGAINVLWDVSLSIASGEVTTIVGPNGAGKTTLLRAIMGLVPLERGQITFDGAPLAGVPTWDMAQRGIAMVPEGRMIFRDMSIEENLMLGAFAKTRRAAAKSQLEEVYALFPLLKERRALPAGTLSGGQAQMLALGRGLMSAPQLMLIDEPSLGLAPVMVQEVFAILDRLKAAGRTIVLVEQNTNMALRLADQVYLMQGGKVTFAARAKDVNVDELHDMYFAR
- a CDS encoding fumarylacetoacetate hydrolase family protein yields the protein MAFVFQPEAPVALAVAGSTDQFAVRRVYCVGRNYAAHAREMGFDPDREPPFFFCKPDNAIVPVAYGQTLELPYPAQTQNYHYEAELVAVIGKAGSDIALEDALSHVWGYAVGLDMTRRDLQMKMREMGRPWEIGKAFDLSAPVGPVHPASVAGHFDNAGLWLTVNGETKQKSDVSHLIWSVAETVSYLSKFFRLEPGDVIFTGTPEGVGPVKAGDTMKVGVERLGELTVKVV
- a CDS encoding branched-chain amino acid ABC transporter permease, with the translated sequence MTDLLLQSLYSGVLVGGAYALVALGLALVFGSMRIINLAHGELVLLAAYIAYTFETKLGLNPVFAIPVAIPVVCAAAAAAWYLVSRIKRDRELNSLILTYGIGIVLTNAVLLGWGADVRSTGSAWLQDSVMLGNLLSMRSEVLSFGISVVLMLALWWWLSRSWYGRAVRAISSNRDAARLMGIDPRKTELISFVVAGLLASCAGVSIYASSAIQPSIGEALTVKAFIITVLAGVGSIPGVLAGAMLLGITEALTVTLASSALQELAGMLLFLLVLYVLPNGLFGVAKRRG
- a CDS encoding branched-chain amino acid ABC transporter permease codes for the protein MSTLKATTAGSGPRVIALAVVLLVLYAGVPLVFGQNLYLMSLAVASLTIAGVALAWALLGNLGGMVSFGHAAFFGVGSYISALLTLKAGWPVFPAMLAGGVGAAIASLAMAPALRLKGPYFALAILAYAQIFRIIATEWSDLTGGASGLSSIPGLPKVAGFDFGSKSGGYLVVLTLVLVFAAIYARLRGSHVGLALRAMHESEDATRVVGVNSVMLKLAMLMLSALMTGLVGAFNAHYINFLEPDYAFNASWAVVPIIAAICGGYRTILGPLVGAVTVYLVDQLVLKSLLPTGHQIVLGILLVTMIIVSPAGLTALRFKRTRRGVYAAS
- a CDS encoding ABC transporter substrate-binding protein, with translation MVRFATRSKPRALVRALFRIGAGAASACALLAHTPAAFADTLPVGVELPLTGSMARAGNAQLEGIRLAADLFNKGSGKHKVALTVVDDEAQPAKAVSAVEKLASQGVLAITGGYGSNSVSPASEAADKAGIVYITSGAVDSAMTSRGLKHFFRIGPASGYSKAVVGQLNAMGVKSVSILASTKQATTDLSNEVSTQLRAQGVTVTVHAFDPAMTDFKPLVNKVRLQDKPEVLLMIAYENDYIGILRAAKVLRPQLKAVMGAWSIVTPKMTADYPDLVNNVIGCAMLPYPADFGTADGKAFVEAYQAAYHKEPDYLAEFAYVQSRLLFDAMSRAADAGTLKQDGIAAELRAKPHDTLIGKVSFAPNGDNPAFLNNMAQIQGNRIVLVWPKERATGKLNYPALPW
- a CDS encoding ABC transporter substrate-binding protein is translated as MTRLEPRAQHASIGKPASERPAPRRLRSALAAALAIALAPTLAHATEWRVGVELPLTGALAQAGTEMYRGIQVAADIYNRRHPQDKITLVAVDDESNPAKAVAAVEQLASQHVVAIAGAANSNCAGPASEAASKAGLVYVTSGGTSDDMVTRGLKNFFRVSNTPGYTKGMVGLFNTLGVKSVAIVYSTKDATSDLAKQLDTALKAQGVKTFLHAYDPSISDFKPLINKVKLQDKPDAMAMLGYENDYVGILRASRVLKPDLKAIAAPWAFASPKMAQSFPDLVPNVYGATVLSSPADYRSADQRDFSDTYQRLFKTTSNYQSQTSFVYAQLLFDAIASAQKAGTLDKGGLADTLRATQRDDTFLGKVAFDARGDNANYVAHMGQFARDGKLALVWPANYATSKPVYPGVPW
- the gtdA gene encoding gentisate 1,2-dioxygenase, with translation MSANAVAPERAAYYAQIARSGMSPLWESLHALVPKSPRPQALPAIWKYAQVRELVMQAGSVISAEEAIRRVLVLENPGLPGKSSLTPNLYGGLQLILPGEIAPSHRHTQSALRFIVEGKGAWTAVNGERTTMHPGDFIITPSWTWHDHGNPSVEEGGEPVVWLDGLDIPLIGHLDAGFAENYPEATQPVARPEGDSYARFGHNMLPVRHTVSDPTSPIFSYPYARSREALDTLYRNGELDDWDGVKLRYVNPATGGWPMPTMATFMQFLPAGFKGKTYRSTDSTVYCVVEGHGAVRIGEERFTFDPHDVFVAPSWVPVQLEAQSDAVLFSYSDRPVLAALNLLREERIS
- a CDS encoding ABC transporter ATP-binding protein, producing the protein MQQADQAAELRLQDVSIRFGGITAVNGVSLSLGTRDVVGLVGPNGAGKTTLFNAISGLVRPTSGSIRFGDVDLLKSPLYRRARLGIGRTFQVPQPMHELTVRENLIVAQRFGTGRVDEARIDEILAFLGLEGKAQRDAATELALTELKALEVAKALATGPKLLLLDEVLGGLETATKRRFMQTLLAVHERYNVGILIIEHDIETVMNLCRRVCVLNFGKLIADGPPAEVFRDPEVVRSYTGEAAHA
- a CDS encoding 3-hydroxybenzoate 6-monooxygenase translates to MHSSNTRRSAIVVGGGIGGLAAALALARADVRVLLLEQAPQIGEIGAGIQLGPNAFTALDALGAGEAARNRAVFTDSLTLMDATNAKPVVRIETGERFRERFGNPYGVIHRADIHLSILEAVKDNPLIQFRTDTQIKSLEQNDQGVTVIDQHGERYSADAVIGCDGVKSAVRAALIGDEPRVTGHVVYRAVVDVDNMPEDLRINAPVVWAGPHCHLVHYPLRGGRQYNLVVTFHSRGQEVWGVRDGSKEEVLSYFEGVHALPRQMLDRPTSWKRWATADRDPVEQWSFGRATILGDAAHPMTQYMAQGACQALEDAVTLGVAVKAADGDFVEAFKRYEAARIPRTARVLYSAREMGRIYHAKGVDRLVRNALWVGRTQDQFYDSLQWLYGWSAANCLETGAV
- the maiA gene encoding maleylacetoacetate isomerase is translated as MQLYSFFNSSTSYRVRIALRLKGVEHEYLGVNIRTGEHRAPDYVKHINTSAAVPAIAEGDFHLGQSLAIIDWLDARYPEPRLIPAEPQARARVLELAYLIGCDIHPVNNLRVLKYLQDVLDVTPEQKSAWYRHWIAEGMAGVERLLAQAARSHDGPWCFGAAPTLADCCLVPQIANALRMGCDLSAYERSMAVYRHASEHPAFAAAEPQRQPDYTA
- a CDS encoding DNA-binding protein, with the protein product MSSSITITDELVAEIAERMADEGQKVSPMAIWSEVHTGSVVAVAASLRKWREERAPRVQQVVERPALPETVTDTMRDALDRLWTSAQDEAERAVARRLQSMRERVEDACNERDNALEELQTTVQELDALQVQLDKMTRAFETKTDAGSGLEEDIASAMQRAEAAEQRAEQLAERVSTLEAELEGAVAELAAEREAQASQTAAAEAAAEAEAAAAAAEAAEQAEPAASTEDNEAERAALEAAHAEAVAKLEGELEAIRAALQAEQEAHAAQREEAAGAQAERDAAATELQNAQQQLASLNEERTADASEIERLTTSLSEAQERAEAAQQRATELAELGEFANAAASSEAAEGVAEAQPAAADPEEVEALKAQLARETATHAAAITDARENIKRWSEYANGLKQQLAQANEKAIVGLARSAGEASLSRRLAAELGQVAPEHDLLRKEAQQQVVVEAVSAHLEQQGYAYDAKTGMVSKLSTENAPA